DNA sequence from the Leptospira limi genome:
CGGTATGCAGACGAAGGAACTTTTGCAAGTGCTTCTAATTTTTTAAGTGATAGTTTTCTTACTTCTTCTGGAGAAGAAGCAATCTCATCAATCAAACCAATTTTTTTAGCTTCAGGTGCTTTGTAGATTGTTCCTTCTAAACAAACTTCTGCCCAATACCTTGGTTCCACACACATTTTGATTCGATCAATAAAACTTGCCGGTAGTGGTAGGCCTACATTCACTTCTGTAAATCCAATACGGCATTTACCATCTAACATGTATTTGAAGTCTGATGCAACTGTAATCACTGCACCACCACCCATAGCATAACCTGTTACTTCAGTAATGAGTGGTTTATCAAATTGAACCATCTCACCAAATAAAATGACAATGCCACCAACTTCATCAATCAGTTTGTTTCTAGGTGTTGAGAGTAAATTTTCTGCATCTAATCCATTGCAAAAAAACTTTGGATTGTCTGTTCCTAAAATCACACCTCGTTTGGTTGGATCTGCTTTGATTTCTTTTAAAATCTCACCAAGATCACGCATGTTTTGACCAGTTAGTGAGTTTTGTTCATTCATTTGAAAACGAATGATTTCTCCTTTGCCATTTGGTAGATCGATTACTTCTCTTTTGTAGTTCATGTTTCTCTTCTTAAATTACGTTTGTTATTGAATGTACTATTTTGAATTTTCCGCTTGTTCTGGTCCAGGAATTGGTTCCGAAGTTTCTTTTTCTTTTGGAGTTGGAAGATTATCTGCAGGATTAGTATCGTTTACAATTGTTGCTGGATTTGCTTCTGGATTGGTGTTGATTTCAATTTTCACATCACCTAAATTAGTTGGAGGAACAGGATTGTTTTGATTTGGTTCTTTGTTTGAGTCTTTTGCAAATTTTTCCTTTTTCTCTTTTTTACGAAGTTCTTCCTTTTTTAGCTCTTCCATTTTAACGTATTCATCGTATTCGTTTGGAGCCATAAATACTAACATTTTTTCATCATCAGTTGAATGTTCAATGAAGGCTCCCATATGTCGGCCTGCTATGAAGATTACTTTTTCATGATTCTGGAAAATTTTAATCACGCGTTCAAAAACTTCTACTTCATCTTTTCCAAGCTCAGGCACTACACGAACATCAAAACAAATTCTTTCGGTGTGAATGGATTTTAAAAAATTGAGTGTGAATATTTTTTTAAATTCAGGAAAAACATATCTTTTTAGATTCGCGCGGCATTGGAATAAAACACGATCCTGTCCACGGTCAACAACGACAAAGGATACATTGTCACGAGTTTTTGAAGATTCACTAAACTTATATTCTTCGATATGAGAATGGATTCTATCGAGTAAAGATTGTTTGGCTAATGGTTTTACTATATAGTCTGTAAATCCAAGTTTTTTATGATTAGCAATGAAGTTTGTGTCTTCCTTTGGAATCATTGCTAATATTGGAATGTTATGAGTGATCACATCACGTCGTAATTCCAGGATGAATTCTAACTCTTTTTTATCTTTGAAGGTCAAACCCATGAGAATGATGTCTGGATTTGAAGATTTTACATACTCTTGGACAGTTTGGGAAAATTTTGTAATGACAACTCTTTGTCTTAATCCAAGGAAAATGTTTTCCAAATCTTGGGAAGAATTTGGATCGTTTTCAATTGCCATGATAAAATGCATAAAAACTTTAAATGAGTCCTTCTTCGGATGCGACTAAAAACAAGTTACCAACTTTCTTTTGTTTTTCCGATAAAATTTTGTCTGTCAATACTTCTTTCACAACATCTTCGTGTATGGAATGGAGTAAATCAAAATCTCGTTTGTAATCAGAAACTGTCATTTTACCAAATAAAATATTTGCTTGGAATTGATAAATTTGGTGTTCCATAAGGAAACGTAATGTATCAAAATCTTCTACAGCTTCTGCTGTTATGACAGCTTCTCGGTTGTCAGCTAATCGTTTGCAATAATCGATAAAAGCTAAGTTGTCTAAAAATTTAATTTGGTCTTCTTCAATTTTAAATTTAAAACTAATTGGGTCCAATTTGAATTCTTTGATCATAATTCCCAAATCTAATACGATTTGATGTGACTGACTTTTTACGCCAAAGTCATCGGCAGCAAAACTCATTCCATGAGAATAAAACGCATGGCATACGTCTTTTAATTGGTATTTTGATTCGTCGTATGGTTTTTCTACCAGTTCGAATCGTATGTTTTCAGGAGACAGGTCTTTACTTAAGATTAATTTTTTGAGTCGGTCAACACGTTCGTTTTGTGAAAATGTATCAATTAAAGATTGAGGTGAGATATTAAATTTTAAAAGACCAGGCGCACCTTCACATGCAATGATCAGTTTTTCTAAAATTAAAAGTTCAATCCGATTGAGGTCTTGGTCGGCGGGAATGTCATTGATTAAATCTTTATAACCAATATAAGCACCACCACCCAAAAAAACTTCCCCTCCTTTTACAGAATAGGTTTTGTCTTTTGGATTAAAAATAACTGTCGGTTGGATCATTGCTTCATGCACAGATCCAGAGATATAAGTGTTTGCTTTGTTGTAGTAAGTCCAACTCCAACGAACTAAGTTATCATTGAGATTTTTTTCAGAAGATTTAAATAGTTCGGCAAAGATTTCTTCGTTATCGGAAATAAAGTTGGACTGAGTTCTTGAAACTCCAAAATGAAACGAAACAATTTTGTTTTGGATACATTGTTGTTGGAATTTTCCGACAGAGTTTTCAATATTAGGAAACTTTTCAATATCCCATTCAAATAGAGGTGAAATTCCCATGAGTAGAATATTTTGTTTTTCAAAGTAATGGAATCCGAAACAAATATCTTCTAGGTCCAAACAGGAATAAAATTCAGTGCGTAATAAATCTAAAAATTCAGTGAGTTCAATGCCTGTGATATTTTCAAACCGAATGAGAAAGAGTGGTTTCCCTTTATTTTCTTGGATGAAATGTTTTTTAAACACTTCCAAGTCTTTCATTCCAAAATAATAAGGACCAGTTAAAAGTTGATTTTTCAAATGTTACCTTCGTATATGATTTGATTCTTTCACGACGTCTTGTAATTTTATGAGAATTCAATAGAAAAGGCAACAAGGATAGTCACTTATGTTTAGTTTTATTTGGTTTTTACTCATTGGTCTTGCGGCTGGATGGCTTGCTGGTCGGATCTTACGTGGAAAGGGATTTGGAATCATCGCCAATTTAGTGATTGGTGTTGTAGGTTCCTTTTTAGGCGGGATTGTGTTTGGTCTGCTTGGATTTCGTTCTTACGGACTCATCGCGGAACTCATAGTTGCCGTTGTTGGAGCTATTTTATTGATTATCATTGCTGGGATGATCAAAAGAAAATAGAATTCTCCGGTTTATCTTTCAGATCTGATCATCTTGCGAAATAAGAGGGCGACATAAGTCCCCTCTTCTGCTTCACTTTTTTTGATTAGTCGAGTTCGACTCCCTCACCTAACTCAAAATTGGAACTCACACCTTGCACATCATCATTTGCTTCTAGGTTTTCAATGAGTTTCATGATTTTTTCTGCCATTTCTTTGTCGTTCACTTCGACAGTTGTCATGGGAATGTATTTGATTTCCGACTCTTCCATATTCAAACCTTTGGAAGATAAGGAAGACTGAACTGCTTCGTATTCGGATGGAGAAGTGAGGACTACGTACATGCCATCATTGACTTGGATGTCTTCGGCACCTGCCCCCAATGCTAAATCAAACAATGCCTCTTCTGATATTTGATCTGCTTTTAAAGTGAGTTGGCCTTTTCGCTCAAATAAACGAGAAACGGCGCCCGCATTGGCAAGGGATCCACCAAGTTTGGTTAAAATGCTTTTGATTTCGGGAGTTGTACGAGACTTTTTATCGGTAAGCACATCGACCATAATGGCAACACCACCAGGAGCATAACATTCGTAGAGACACTCTTCGTATACCATACCCTCAAGGCCTCCCGTACCTTTTTTGATGGCACGTTCGATATTGTCCTTAGGCATATTGGCAGCTTTTGCCTTTGTGACGGCTAAACGTAATCTTGGGTTTCCTTCTTGGTCACCACCACCTTCTTTGGCTGCCACAGAAATTTCTTTGGCTATCCTTGTAAAGATGGCGCCTCTTTTGGCATCAATGGCTCCCTTTTTTCTCCGAATCGTCGCCCATTTCGAGTGTCCTGACATTGTTGTCTCCCATGGCTAGAATTTTGGATTCAAAAGATTTTTCAACAGATTTAAGTCGCCCTAGTTTCTTGACTCATAGAGAAAATTCCAAAGTACTGTAAAAAAACATCTATAAGGCAACCCATGATCGACTTTTCAATCACCGATGAACAAAAAGCCCTCCGCGAATTAGCCAAAGATTTCGCAAAAAATGAAATGATTCCCAAAGCGGAACACCATGACCACACAGGTGAGTATCCAAAAGAGATTTTGAAAAAAGCATTTGATGTGGGTCTTATGAACATGCACATCCCTGCAGAATATGGTGGTGCAGGACTTGGTGTGTTGGATGAACTGATCGCCTCAGAAGAATTATTTTATGGATGTTCTGGGATGGCAACTGCGATCCTTGCAAACAACTTAGCACTCGCTCCAGTATTGTTAGGTGCAGATGACTATGTGATGAAAAAATTCATCCAACCAATGACTGAAAATTTTACACTCGCAGCATATGCAGTAACAGAACCTGGTGCAGGATCTGACGTTGCCGGAATTCGAACCACTGCAAAACGAGTCGGAGATGAGTATATCATCAACGGATCTAAAATGTGGATCACAAATGCAGGACATGCAGATTGGTTTTTTGTCCTTGCGAAGACAGATCCAAACGCAGGGCACAAAGGAATGACAGGCTTCATTGTAGATGCAAAAACTCCTGGAATCATCATCGGTAAAAAAGAAAAGAATATGGGTCAACGTTGTTCCGACACTCGAGGTGTTACTTTCGAGGATGTGAAAGTTCCAAAAGAAAATATGATCGGTAAAGAAGGGGAAGGTTTCAAAATTGCAATGGGTGCATTTGACCAAACTCGCCCGGCAGTAGCAATTGGAGCAGTTGGTGTAGCTCGTGCAGCTCTTGACCATTCCATTCGGTATGCAAACACTCGTAATGCGTTCGGGAAACCAATTTCCGTTAACCAAGGTGTTAGTTTTATGATCGCAGAAATGGCTCGTGATATTGAAGCAGGACGACTACTATGCTGGCAATCAGCATGGCTCATCGACAATGGTTTTCGTAACACATACCAAGCTTCCATTGCGAAAGTTTTTTGTGCCGATATGGCAATGCGTGTCACAACAGATGCGGTTCAAATTTTTGGTGGATACGGATTCAACGAAGAATACCCAGTTGAAAAATTGATGCGTGATGCAAAAATTTTCCAAATTTATGAAGGAACTTCACAAATCCAAAGAGTGATCATCTCGAAATTCCTCAACGATGGAGTTGGGATCGAAACTCCAAACGCTTAAAAGTTGGAATCGGGACCAGTGGAATTTGAAAAGAGTTCCACTGTTC
Encoded proteins:
- a CDS encoding EAL domain-containing protein, which gives rise to MKNQLLTGPYYFGMKDLEVFKKHFIQENKGKPLFLIRFENITGIELTEFLDLLRTEFYSCLDLEDICFGFHYFEKQNILLMGISPLFEWDIEKFPNIENSVGKFQQQCIQNKIVSFHFGVSRTQSNFISDNEEIFAELFKSSEKNLNDNLVRWSWTYYNKANTYISGSVHEAMIQPTVIFNPKDKTYSVKGGEVFLGGGAYIGYKDLINDIPADQDLNRIELLILEKLIIACEGAPGLLKFNISPQSLIDTFSQNERVDRLKKLILSKDLSPENIRFELVEKPYDESKYQLKDVCHAFYSHGMSFAADDFGVKSQSHQIVLDLGIMIKEFKLDPISFKFKIEEDQIKFLDNLAFIDYCKRLADNREAVITAEAVEDFDTLRFLMEHQIYQFQANILFGKMTVSDYKRDFDLLHSIHEDVVKEVLTDKILSEKQKKVGNLFLVASEEGLI
- a CDS encoding acyl-CoA dehydrogenase family protein; the protein is MIDFSITDEQKALRELAKDFAKNEMIPKAEHHDHTGEYPKEILKKAFDVGLMNMHIPAEYGGAGLGVLDELIASEELFYGCSGMATAILANNLALAPVLLGADDYVMKKFIQPMTENFTLAAYAVTEPGAGSDVAGIRTTAKRVGDEYIINGSKMWITNAGHADWFFVLAKTDPNAGHKGMTGFIVDAKTPGIIIGKKEKNMGQRCSDTRGVTFEDVKVPKENMIGKEGEGFKIAMGAFDQTRPAVAIGAVGVARAALDHSIRYANTRNAFGKPISVNQGVSFMIAEMARDIEAGRLLCWQSAWLIDNGFRNTYQASIAKVFCADMAMRVTTDAVQIFGGYGFNEEYPVEKLMRDAKIFQIYEGTSQIQRVIISKFLNDGVGIETPNA
- a CDS encoding YebC/PmpR family DNA-binding transcriptional regulator → MSGHSKWATIRRKKGAIDAKRGAIFTRIAKEISVAAKEGGGDQEGNPRLRLAVTKAKAANMPKDNIERAIKKGTGGLEGMVYEECLYECYAPGGVAIMVDVLTDKKSRTTPEIKSILTKLGGSLANAGAVSRLFERKGQLTLKADQISEEALFDLALGAGAEDIQVNDGMYVVLTSPSEYEAVQSSLSSKGLNMEESEIKYIPMTTVEVNDKEMAEKIMKLIENLEANDDVQGVSSNFELGEGVELD
- a CDS encoding GlsB/YeaQ/YmgE family stress response membrane protein, coding for MFSFIWFLLIGLAAGWLAGRILRGKGFGIIANLVIGVVGSFLGGIVFGLLGFRSYGLIAELIVAVVGAILLIIIAGMIKRK
- a CDS encoding response regulator; translation: MHFIMAIENDPNSSQDLENIFLGLRQRVVITKFSQTVQEYVKSSNPDIILMGLTFKDKKELEFILELRRDVITHNIPILAMIPKEDTNFIANHKKLGFTDYIVKPLAKQSLLDRIHSHIEEYKFSESSKTRDNVSFVVVDRGQDRVLFQCRANLKRYVFPEFKKIFTLNFLKSIHTERICFDVRVVPELGKDEVEVFERVIKIFQNHEKVIFIAGRHMGAFIEHSTDDEKMLVFMAPNEYDEYVKMEELKKEELRKKEKKEKFAKDSNKEPNQNNPVPPTNLGDVKIEINTNPEANPATIVNDTNPADNLPTPKEKETSEPIPGPEQAENSK
- a CDS encoding enoyl-CoA hydratase/isomerase family protein — encoded protein: MNYKREVIDLPNGKGEIIRFQMNEQNSLTGQNMRDLGEILKEIKADPTKRGVILGTDNPKFFCNGLDAENLLSTPRNKLIDEVGGIVILFGEMVQFDKPLITEVTGYAMGGGAVITVASDFKYMLDGKCRIGFTEVNVGLPLPASFIDRIKMCVEPRYWAEVCLEGTIYKAPEAKKIGLIDEIASSPEEVRKLSLKKLEALAKVPSSAYRATKNTLNAALLRNLEQYKIDTTKSFEQPGVVENLLEAMTALKEKRRPVFQ